The Lathyrus oleraceus cultivar Zhongwan6 chromosome 5, CAAS_Psat_ZW6_1.0, whole genome shotgun sequence genome includes the window TGGTGTAAAAGTCACTTTGTCCTAATGACtttttgatgaattttggatGATTTCAATCCATGatattgatgatcaatttgatGTATCTTTTTCTTTGCAGCAAAGTGAGAATTGGGGTGTAAGAATGGGCTCGAGGAGGCATCGGAAAGTGAAGATAAAGCCATGGGAATGAAGCTTCATGGAAGGAAATATTGTTGGAAATTGGCATCATGTAATATGTAACATAACcatgaaattttttattattGATGAAGAATGATGATTCTTTTGATTAAATGCTTATAGGTTAGATCTAGGAAAATCCAGGGGTCAAACTCGAGTCGATgatcaacagttgaccaaaaagtcaacattgACCCAAAAAGTCAACgattgaccaaaaagtcaacagttagCCAAAAAGTCAACTTTAACAAATTGATGTAATTTTTTATCCTCTTTCCTTGTAATccattttttcaatttttatctCAAGTAATAAGCATTGTACCATGAAttttgatgaatgaatgaagtACTCTTTGAATTTCCAACTTTGACTTTCTTCCTTAAATTCAAGCAATCGAATCAAATAACAAACATCTCACTCCCTCTGACAACCATTaatctcaaataaagagatgtTTCACGCCATCAGTGATATGAGAAACAAACCTGAATAATTACCAAATAATATCTATCTCAAAAATTCGTTTAAACTGATTACGTCAATTATTATTGAACTTTGACTGAATGATTATGCTATGCAAAATATGAGAAAAGGTTAGTTAAATGCATGACCCAATTGAATTAATTGAGAACCATGTATGCAGATGATTTTAACGTAAGTCAGATAAAAATCGAAGAAAGTAGGGCAAAATTTGGGATATGACAACTACGcaaaaagatagtccaacaaaatctagaataacgtctactataacaaaaccatagtaatTACTACCTAAGATTTTTATCCTAGAATGACCAAAaagatccatatggagaagctcaagaggtctagaaattgaaacaatatttttagatttaaaagagactAGTGTTTACTTTTCCATTTGGCATGTGTCGCATAAGTGgttttttgaaaattaaattttAGGTTGATCGATAACTAGAACCTTTGAAACCACTTTGTTTAGTAAatcaaagttaacatgtgctaagTGCCTATGCCATAACCAAGAGTATTCACTCATGGTTATTAAACACTTAGTACTTGTTAATGATATATCATTCAAGTtaagcatatagatgttgttaaCCCTCAAGTCCTTAAATGAGTAATCTTTCTTTTCATTATGTTCAATTATGCAATAACTATTTGTAAAAGTTATTTTATAGCCTTTGTCGCATAGTTTACTAATGGTAGGCATATTATGTTTAAGACCTTTAACAAGTATAACATCATAGATAGTAGTAGAAGAGGGATTACCaacactacctttaccaagtattgcaCCCTTATTATTGTCTTCGTAGGTCACAAAGCCCTTCTTCTTTGGCGTGAAGTCAGTGAATAGGGAAATGTCACTCGTtatatgtcttgagcatccatTATCAAGAAACCACATTATCTCCACGGAGCCAAGACATTCAACCTACAATATCAAACAAGAGTGataggtacccaattttcattgtATCCTTGAGAGTGTGTGGAAATATTATTGCACTTAGGCAACCATTTAAATACACCTTTAGGGACCAAAtatctcctaaatttgcatttaGCAATGGCATGGCCTTTCTTTCAACAATAGTGATAAGTCAAGTGTTGATGAGAGTGACTTTCGCTATTTGATTCTCTTACAACAAAATTATACTTTTTGTATGTCACATTTACAAATCTTTTAAATTTTGTTGTATTAATAGTGAAGGTAAATTTTGATTTTAAGACCTTGTTCAATTTAGTTTTTAGAGTAATAACCTCTTTTTTATAAAATGTGACAAGTTTAACAACCAAACCAAGAAGACTTCTTATCCTTAACATCATCTTTTGAAACATATAACATAGTTTGCTTAAGAGCTTCCATTTGTTTTTCAGTTTCTAAAACTTTGGCTTCTAAATATGAAAATATTCTTTTATTTGAAGCCAACCTTTTAAAAGCATATACGGCTTCACCATATAGATTTTTAAAAGCAATTTGTAATTCAGAATAAGACATTTCATTAATATGTTGATATTTAGAATGACTTGCATTTTTCTTCTTATGATGATGGCCCATGAGGAAAAAGTTTTTCGCTTCATCACTTTCACTAGAGCTACCTTCACTCGAGGATTCAATATCactttcccaagctatgtatgaTCTTTTAGGCTTATTAGACTTCTTATATTGACCCTTTCCTTTATTATTCTTAAGTAATGGACAATCCGGCTTATAATGACCAACTTTTCCACAATTAAAACATGAACATTTGGATATTTCTTTCTTATACTCATCTTGCTTTGAGAAAtttgattgtcttctatagttgaTGAGATTCTTGTCTGAGTGCTTCACTCAATTTCTCTTAATGTACTTATGGTATCATATAACAAAAAGTCATATTTCTTCATCATCTGAACACTCATCATCACTAGTTCCACTATCATATTGCTCTTTTGTAGAGGACTTAGAACTAGAAGCTACTATATAAATTGACTTCTTTCAACCTCTTATACCTTGTTCTTTTCTTACTCATGTTCTTCAAGCTTTCCAAACAAAGTAGTCATCTCTAATGTGAATAGGTTGTTAGCTTCTTTGATGGCGGTGACCTTAGGTTgtcattccctattaagacatctcaAAATTTTGTTAGTAGAAAGTTCATTGGAAATCAGCTTACCAAGTGCATTCAAACGGTTTACAAGATGAGTTAACCTCTTTTGCAtatcggcaatggtttcaccatgcttcatatgAAAGAGTTCAAAATCTTGGTTCAAAGTATTAATTCTAGCTTGCTTGACCTCATTTGTTACCTCATGGGCAACTTACAATGACTCCCACATAGCTTTAGCGGTTGTGCAATGAGAAACACGGTAATATTCACCAACCCCTAAAGCGGagattaaaatattctttgctttccaaacacacgaccactttttctcatcaTCTGCATTACATTGTGCTTCCGGTTTAGGTACAACAACACCATCCGCATTGGTCATAGTAATTTCAAATGGACCATTTTGGATAGCATTCCATACATTTCTATCAATAGAATTGATATGGACATGTATACAATCCTTCCAATAACCATAGTTTTTGCCATTCGAAATAGGTGCCATATTTACGCTCATTTAGGTTCAGAAGTCATAATCTAATAAACGATTTTGAAGCACAAGATAAATTGGTactcgtgataccacttgttagatgGGGGAAACGATCTATAGGGGGTGAATAGATCGTAAATAAAattttttcaattaaaaaatTTGTTTTAAAATCATTTACTATGGCAAGCGAAAGTAATTCCATATCGACACTCGTCTATCCTGAACCATTATCGGAAGAATCAGATATACGCATAAATTGTAACAAAACATAAAACAATGATGAGAAACAAACCAATAAGTTTTCTAAAATAACATTTGAATAATTTAACACTTTGTAATCAATTTCCAATGAAATAGAAAACAAAAATCTGACTGAAacaatttatcaaacacttggtgtgcaataTACACCAAGTTGATTTTCCtttgtgttgaaaatatgaaAAACTAAATGCAATTTTTTAGATTGTAATTATCGTACAAAACAGTTTAAATTACTTCAACACAAACAGAATTATCAGTTTATCAATTGCACACTAAGTGAATTATcaatatatgtatatatatatatatatatatatatatatatatatatatatatatatatatatatatatatatatatatatatatatagagagagagagagagagagagagagagaatacaAATATGTATTTAGGCAGATCTCTAATTGTCCTCACTATGGGTACGTATGCCCCCAATTTCAAATAGAATTAAGATATGTAATTAACATTTCCAAGAGTTGTATACAAGAGAAAAGGTAGCAATCTAAACCtccaaaaaatatgtttgatgttgatcctAACTTTTTCTCTCCCCTTTatcttaagcaagatcaagttaCCCAAGACTTCCAAGTTGATCCTCCAGTTACCGCTACTCCTTTGACAGAACCTCGTTCTTAAAATCTTTCACTCAGCTGAATCCTCATTGCAAAATATTGTACAAACCCCCAAATAAACATTAATCTTTGAGGAAAACCCCTAAATGGTTTTATCAATGAAACCCCCAAAGAATACTCAACCCAATTTGATTACAACAATCCTAAATTGGACCTAATCAATCTAATCGAGATGACACCCaacaaaaatgattatgtgtaattgttGTGTGTATGAATAGAAgaagattgaagatgaagaggaaaaaCATTGTATGTTCTTAGTTTCAATGTTGAGAAATGATGTGTGAATGCATATTTataagtgtgtgtgtgtgtgtgtgtgtgtgtgtgtgtgtgttcgaaaaagaaataacaaacaaaacatattttttgCAAAAATTACAAGTTTTGTCAAATTAGAACAGAATGTATTGACTCCAAATAAGTATGAGTCAATACATAAGCCTGGGAGTCAATACAATTAAGGCATAGCTATTTGGCATGCCAAGACCTTCTGTTGGTATCGACTCCAATCAAAGATGAGTCAACCCATACACATTATGTATTGACCCACATATACTAATGTATCAATACATTGAAGGCTGAgtttttatttcaaaaatatttcaGTATGTATCGACCCATAGAGTGGGTGTATCGACCCATAGACTTGTTTTTCATGAAAATCATAATTTTGACTTATAATGACCTATCTAACCTGGTTTTAAATGTCCTAATATGAAAATTCACATCTAGACATAGACAATAAGATCCATTATCAACAAATACTAAGTGTCCTAGTTTTGACATCGTTCAAAACATTTCTTAAGAGGATAGTGCATTCATATATTTTAGTTGAGTTGGTTAGATTAGTTGGAGATTGCTTGATGTGTAAGCAATATCAGCCTATAAATAGGGAGGTGTCATATCATTGTAACAATGTAGTTGCATAAAGAAAAGTTGAATAAAGTTTCAGTTTGAAAGCATTGAAAGAATCTCGGCATAATTATTctttttcttccctttttctctcaaaccctaatttctcctTTCTTTCCCAATtcatcttttttttcttttcttcttcaaTAATCGTTGTGCAGTTGAATCATATTGCAACCAAACtgtggttgattcactcgagtgaagagtgaagaacaagaggagTAACCAATTAGAAAGATTGATTATTGTTCATCAAAATTGATTCGGAATTCTCCAAGATTTGGTAAAATTCCACATCAGGAGTTCGTCGTAATTCCAACAATAACGACCCCTTAAGAATCGAAACACTTGAGTGTCATGTATTGGTGACTTAAGGCATTGATAGGGTTTAGTCTCCTTAGTATGTCAATATTTGAAGAGTCAATTTTTCATTTCTTTAAGGTGTCTTTCCTGCTTCATTTTTATTTCCTTTCTTTCGACATTTTCCTTCCATGCGCTTTGAGAAAATTGTATCCACCATGAGTCAAAAGTCGAAAGAAGATGTTCGCTCTTCCTGGGCGAATTTTGTCTATTCTTCAACTATTTTTATCTTCGCTCAAGAGGATAGTCTCTATGGAGCCTTTATAGGTGTTTGTCCATCTTTGGATTGGGGTGTCTTATCCTCATGTGAAAAGTTGATTGAGTGTGGAAAGAGGTTTTGATATGGTTTGAACAAAAACGATATTTTTGATCACAAGTAAAGCAAACATGCAAGGTGGTGTTTAATTAAATTTCCTGCTTGACCTTTCTCTAAATGCATTTCTAGAATTACCATTGACATGCAAATGTGacatttttttcaaatttttgctTGACAAATCCGGAAGTACACTTTTGTATTTGTCACTGAGTTGTTAAGTGAACAAAATCATTGAAGGAGTGTGTCTGGAGATGCACATTCGGACTAGTTTTATTTGGGGAAAAATATGTGTGTCTCACTAAAGACGTATTTTGGTGTGATATGGGTGCATTTAGAAATACACTTCTGGATTCGTAAAGGCAATTTCATATTTTCATAGGGTGTTTCTCCACCACTTATGGTGGGAAAAGCAATCCCCAAGGGATTTTGCGATTGTGGAATGATCCAAGTCCAGCCATAACAAGTCCAAATGCAAAGCCCGTTTCTTCTAACGTGCACAAGAAGTCGCTCAATCCAAAGGATTTAAGGTTTGTGGAGTGACCCAAGTCCAACCCGAACTAGTCAAAAGGCAAAGTTCATTTCTTCTAACATGCACAAGAAGTCATTCAATCCAATGGATTCTGGGTTTGTGGAGTGACCCAAGTCCAACCCGAACTAGTCCAAAGGAAAAACCCATTTCTTCTAACATGCACAAGAAGTCGCTCAATCAAAGGGATTTTGGATTTGTAGAGTGACCCAAGTCCAGTCCGAACTAGTTCAGAGACAAAGCCCATTTCTTCTAACATGCACAAGAAGTCGCTCAATCCAAGGAATTTTGGGTTTGTGGAGTGACTCAAATCCAATCCGAACTAATTCAAAAGCAAAGCCCGTTTCTTCTAACATGCACAAGAAGTCGCTCAATTCTTCCTGTCTGAACAAGCAAATTCCATTTTTTCTAACTTGCACAAGAAGTCGTCATGACCTTTAAACACAACTATCCACCAATCACATTAAGTCAAATTATCCACAAAACTtttttttcttaataaaaaaatatatctCATACGCTAACTTGAGCATCGAAGTGTGTCATCCCAATTGAGTCAATCTCACGATCCACTCCGAATCGATTACTACCATTCTGAGCATACAAGATTAGAGTAGAAAattatacaaaaaaaaaatatattagaCCACTTTGTTGATACACTCCTATTTTCCTACACTCAGAAATTTTAGTTATAATGCAGTATGTATTCCATTCCATAAATCCATGGCAAGTCAAATTTCTTTACATCTTAGACAAGAAAAATAATCATAGCTCTATAATGCCTTGACACTGAAGATAAATTATATGCAAATGACAAGTTTATAAAGATCTAATATCAGTGAGAAATTAAGGAAAGAAATGAACCAAACTACTTTCCAAACAGTCTCCTGCGTCGAACCGACGACTTGACTCGCAAACCAGCAGCTTCACCAATCacaatatcattcaccaaatcCTTGAATATCAATCTCTCAACATCCAACACAACTCCAGGTATTTCACCATTGAAATTTTCCCAACATTCTGATCCATGAATCACATCTTCACACAACAAACTCTTTAGACCGTCGTCCTCTTCGTCGTCTTCTAGGCAGGTTTCAGTTTTCTTGGCTTGGACTTTTTCTATCTCGAAGCATAGTTCTTTGAGAAGCTTTTGAGAGCTAAGGTTTTTCTTTGTGAGTTTGTTGGGTTGAAACCATGGTTCGGAAGAATAGCCTAGTTTTGCACCGAGGATTTCGTTCACGGAGTCAAAGATGAGTTTTCGGTGGAATTTCTCGGTGTTTTGCTTTGAGAAGGCGGATTTTTCGAAGGTGGTGGTTTCTTCTTTTGAAAGCAAACTACTTGCTTTGGTTTGTTCCAAGACAAGGAATAACTCCGGGTTGATAGGATGACCCGACGAGTGTAGTTGAAATGTCAGGAATTCGGAACTCAGGTCTCTGAGTAAGAGACCTGAGGCTAGTAGTATTTCAGATATGTATCGGTGGTCTGGATTTGAGTTTTCGCATAGTGAAGCAATGTAATCGTTTCTAGCTTCGTCGTGACTTGAGTTTAGCCGTCTAAGCTTCTGAACAAGATGATCTATGCTTTGTAATTTCTTGCGATTGATCTCCCCGGATCCTGTGCTGTTGAATGAAAGGCCATCATCGGGCTTCCATTGATCTTTGACCTCATTGTCTTTGGATTCTTGATCATTACCAACTGCAAAATTTGATGCTATAATCAGATAAGTAAAATATAATAATTCTAGATTATTTTATTAGCTTATTTCCTAAAGCTCTTCAAGATAGCTTATGCACTTGTAAGAATGTATGAGATAGCTTGTAGAAGAAATAGCTTATGAAATATCTATAAGTGGTTTTTAGCTTATTTCCTTAAGTTCTTCAAGATAGCTTATGAAAGTAGCTTATATGAAAACAGTTTGACTTTGTTTTATCTTTTTGTTATAGAAATGACTTAAATGTAAGTCTTTGTATGATAAGGGTATGCTACAAGGGCTTATTTACTCAAACAAGGCCTGCGTCATTCAATGTTATTAGACCTAATATGAAGTGTGGTCACCAGAGATAATCAATGTAGCACTGACACCTCAGAAAAAAGGTGCATCTGTGTAAGTGTCGATATCCAAAACCGACAATGACACTTGTGATTTCATCTAATTTATTCACTTTTTCAAATTATTACCGGTGTTGACGTGTCAGTGTCGGTGTCGTGATTCCAGTATCCGTGCTTCATAGGAGATAATATGGATACTATCTTTCTATCGTTAAATAGAAAGAAGAAACTACCTTGTGGATCTTTAGGTGTCTGCATTGCTGGCGATGCCACGTCGTCTGTGTACACAGATCCGTCGAGAACCGAGATAGGACTTGGATGTTCCAGGGCCTTTGTTGCAAGTTCCTGAGTTGTATCATCTTCATCCAACCTTGGAGTTGATTTCTACAACATTAGGTAAAATAAAACAACATATTGTTAAATAATAAGATGAATATGATGATATAGCTAGAATTGAAAACTTCATCGAATTGTTATTATAGTAAGAAAAGTTTGATTTAAAAGCAATAAATGGCTCTTACTTTCTGAACTGTTTCTGAAACCAATTGCTTCATCGCTTTCAAGGACGGACTCTGGCTGCCATCGGTTATGTTAGTCCGTAAACTACTAGTGACTTCAATATCCAATTTCGAGTCGACGGTCACACCATCTGATGGAAGAGAAATTTCATCCCCTTGGTAAAAATTTCGAGAATCATTGCTTAATTCACTCATTTGCTCTTCGCTATGCTGTGAGTTAACGACTTTGTCTTTGTGTCGTACTTTTCCACCAGGGGAAACTGATTCTGCTACCTTTTTACCAGATTGTCTTCTTGATTTGTTTGCATCGGATGGTGAAGTAGGTATACGAGATCGCTTCTCTAAATCCAGCTTCTTCTGCTGCAATCTTGGACTCACAGAACCTGAATTCTTCACTGGACTTTGGTTATTTTCTTTTGGGAATTGTTGAGACCTTGATTGAGATTGCGATGATCTAGTAGTCTTGGTAATGCTTGTTTTCTTTTCGGTGGAACTCGGAGAAGCATCCCTGCGAATATTCTTCGGAGACTGGTCTTTTAGAGTAGAAGATATGTTGTTTCTATTATGCGAAGCAGAAAAACCACCGATTGGAATAGCTGAAGAAGCCGAAATCTCGGATTTCTCAACAAGTTTTGCCGGTTTCATTATCACTATCGGAGAATCAAAAGCTCTTGCTGAGTCACTTCCCTTGATTGTAGATGATAGAAAATTGTTTCTCTGATGATTTTGTTGCTTTCCCGACCTTGAATTTTGATTTAGATTGGCAGCTTTCGGTTCATAGTCACCTCGACTTCCATTTACATTTGGAACTTGTTCGTCTTTTCGGCTCTCTAACAGTCCCTTTTCTTGCATTGCTTCTAGTATCTGCTTTAGTGCTCTAAGATCTCTTCCCGATTGTTTGAATTCGAGGTCCTTCAATCTCTTCTCTATCTCACTATAAACCGAAGGAAATGATTCCGGTGTTCTCGCTTGAGCTTTCGTTGTCCTTAAATTTGGCTTCTGAGAGTTTCTATTTGCATCATGTTGCTTCCAAGGTGCTGGTTCAATCGGAAACTTTGAACTAGAGACTGGTCTCATAACCACGTCAGGATTTTTCCGCCTTGGCGAAGTTGGATCTTTCGATGACATTTTTGGCGAGTTGGAAACTCGGAGCGGTTTTATGAATCCATTTTTCGATGATCTTGGAATCTGACCGATACCTTGAGCTAAGTAAGTTTCAGTTGAACCTGACTGAGTATCGCTTACCGAAGAGGAATCAGGTAATGCTTCCAAGCCCATCAGTTTTGCAACAACACTCGGTAGCCGATTTTGCATTGATGAAGACTGTTGTGGACTAGAGAATTTTTCATTGGAGGTGGAAGTGGCGCCGTAAACGTTTCT containing:
- the LOC127085511 gene encoding protein LONGIFOLIA 2; this translates as MAAKLLHSLADDNQDLQKQIGCMTGIFQLFDRHQILTARQKRLPSGNLHFSDGSLERDSDSNHSLQHRQIPNDTSLNTGLNEKRRISTESSRASFSSCSSSLSSLDFKAEVETSFETPSRDTFMNQPSISPRFGRHSLDLRDVVKDSMYRDPRGLSSKSTSKEQSSVHAMKHRDSPRPFQQSKYVDRSYGVEIDEKQSVPIDLKESIRVLSKLREAPWHYGDTTRELPRSSYEVKDGHWNSVSKDAPWLAYDGREMSRLSFESRETIKSTPKLKEFPRHSLDSKEGSWRTYNSDSKPNHGSRNVYGATSTSNEKFSSPQQSSSMQNRLPSVVAKLMGLEALPDSSSVSDTQSGSTETYLAQGIGQIPRSSKNGFIKPLRVSNSPKMSSKDPTSPRRKNPDVVMRPVSSSKFPIEPAPWKQHDANRNSQKPNLRTTKAQARTPESFPSVYSEIEKRLKDLEFKQSGRDLRALKQILEAMQEKGLLESRKDEQVPNVNGSRGDYEPKAANLNQNSRSGKQQNHQRNNFLSSTIKGSDSARAFDSPIVIMKPAKLVEKSEISASSAIPIGGFSASHNRNNISSTLKDQSPKNIRRDASPSSTEKKTSITKTTRSSQSQSRSQQFPKENNQSPVKNSGSVSPRLQQKKLDLEKRSRIPTSPSDANKSRRQSGKKVAESVSPGGKVRHKDKVVNSQHSEEQMSELSNDSRNFYQGDEISLPSDGVTVDSKLDIEVTSSLRTNITDGSQSPSLKAMKQLVSETVQKKSTPRLDEDDTTQELATKALEHPSPISVLDGSVYTDDVASPAMQTPKDPQVGNDQESKDNEVKDQWKPDDGLSFNSTGSGEINRKKLQSIDHLVQKLRRLNSSHDEARNDYIASLCENSNPDHRYISEILLASGLLLRDLSSEFLTFQLHSSGHPINPELFLVLEQTKASSLLSKEETTTFEKSAFSKQNTEKFHRKLIFDSVNEILGAKLGYSSEPWFQPNKLTKKNLSSQKLLKELCFEIEKVQAKKTETCLEDDEEDDGLKSLLCEDVIHGSECWENFNGEIPGVVLDVERLIFKDLVNDIVIGEAAGLRVKSSVRRRRLFGK